In Ruminococcaceae bacterium R-25, a genomic segment contains:
- a CDS encoding ABC-type glycerol-3-phosphate transport system substrate-binding protein codes for MLMKTCTKCGATVENEAKICCNCGNVFPEKRPFSKAGVAGFICSLSAVALVPTILISYFFIIVIFDLYNLNTFFMLLGAVSCLAAFVCCILGFFFSLNGVKDSRKNNLRGQGMASTGLVLSSVLGGICLTCVAMLVAQAVLLGALLGTLLNSPSSSGSSSSSSRSSYSDWEYERRLTETTTYTEETWSEETTTEKWTITYGTGPEKIDLWSFTDEIPKMVGEYIDLHPEFGEKYTVECTIIATDGGAYQRALDNALAAGGDTAPDIYSAEAAFILKYSKGEMSQFASTYKDLGIDVDKKIKEADIAKYSVDIGTRDGKVVALGYEGTGSVMIYNAEVAKDVFGTDDPAEIEKIVGAGSGNWDKFFKAAEQIKEKGYVAVSGPSDLWNGCEKSADTPWVVDGELKIDPKREKYIDIAKTIADNGYSNGAQQWSEPWYTDMKGEGEHKVFAFFGPMWLIQYVMIGNSGYWPGKGEGTFGQWRVCAPPVGFFWGGTWLLANKDTDQKEGVAELIEWITLDTSETGLQYLWANGIVDWDNDPSTTTSKDTVTSAVVMAKSDGSLDFCGGQNVYPAFIAGNKYASAKAMTQYDEHINGYWTDCVEKYVDGTYSREEAIEEFKKLVMDNITF; via the coding sequence ATGCTTATGAAAACATGTACGAAATGCGGTGCAACCGTAGAAAATGAAGCGAAAATCTGTTGTAACTGCGGGAATGTATTTCCGGAAAAAAGGCCGTTTAGCAAGGCGGGTGTTGCAGGATTCATTTGTTCTTTATCTGCAGTAGCACTTGTCCCAACGATACTTATCTCATATTTCTTTATAATAGTGATTTTCGATTTATATAATCTCAATACTTTTTTCATGTTATTGGGTGCCGTTTCCTGTCTTGCAGCATTTGTCTGCTGCATTTTGGGATTTTTCTTCTCGCTCAATGGCGTTAAGGATTCCAGGAAGAACAATCTGAGAGGCCAGGGAATGGCATCAACAGGACTCGTTTTGTCATCTGTTTTGGGCGGAATTTGTTTGACGTGTGTCGCAATGCTCGTTGCTCAGGCTGTATTATTAGGTGCCCTTCTTGGAACTTTATTAAACAGCCCATCTTCGTCCGGTTCATCAAGTTCCTCATCGCGCTCTTCATATTCCGACTGGGAATACGAAAGGCGTTTAACAGAAACCACCACGTATACGGAAGAAACCTGGTCTGAAGAAACAACAACCGAGAAGTGGACTATTACATACGGTACAGGTCCGGAAAAGATCGATCTCTGGTCTTTCACTGACGAAATCCCGAAGATGGTGGGTGAATATATCGATCTGCATCCGGAGTTCGGCGAAAAATATACTGTCGAGTGCACGATCATTGCAACAGACGGCGGCGCTTATCAAAGGGCTCTCGATAATGCTCTTGCAGCCGGCGGCGATACTGCTCCCGATATATATTCTGCTGAGGCAGCATTCATCCTCAAGTATTCAAAGGGCGAGATGTCGCAATTTGCTTCCACATACAAGGATCTCGGAATAGATGTGGATAAGAAGATCAAAGAAGCTGATATCGCGAAATATTCAGTCGATATTGGCACCCGTGACGGCAAAGTCGTAGCTCTCGGCTATGAGGGTACCGGCAGTGTCATGATCTACAATGCAGAAGTCGCAAAAGACGTTTTCGGCACAGATGATCCTGCTGAGATCGAAAAGATCGTCGGCGCAGGTTCAGGCAACTGGGATAAGTTTTTCAAAGCGGCTGAGCAGATCAAAGAAAAGGGCTATGTCGCAGTTTCAGGTCCTTCTGATTTATGGAATGGCTGCGAAAAATCCGCTGATACGCCCTGGGTAGTTGACGGTGAACTTAAGATCGACCCTAAGAGGGAAAAGTATATAGACATTGCCAAGACGATTGCCGACAACGGCTATTCAAATGGCGCACAGCAGTGGTCAGAACCCTGGTATACAGATATGAAGGGCGAAGGTGAACACAAAGTTTTCGCATTCTTCGGACCTATGTGGCTCATACAATATGTCATGATCGGCAACTCCGGATACTGGCCGGGAAAAGGCGAAGGTACATTTGGCCAGTGGAGAGTCTGCGCTCCTCCGGTTGGCTTCTTCTGGGGCGGCACATGGCTGCTTGCCAATAAGGATACAGATCAAAAAGAAGGCGTTGCCGAACTTATCGAATGGATCACTCTGGACACTTCGGAAACCGGTCTTCAGTATCTCTGGGCCAACGGCATTGTTGACTGGGACAATGACCCCAGCACAACTACTTCAAAGGATACTGTTACCTCTGCTGTGGTTATGGCCAAGTCTGACGGCTCGCTCGATTTCTGTGGAGGTCAGAACGTCTACCCGGCTTTCATTGCCGGCAACAAATATGCTTCAGCAAAGGCCATGACACAGTATGATGAGCATATCAATGGTTACTGGACAGACTGTGTCGAAAAATATGTTGATGGTACATATAGCAGGGAAGAAGCTATAGAAGAATTCAAAAAATTAGTTATGGATAATATTACTTTCTGA